In the genome of Dyadobacter fermentans DSM 18053, the window ACTGGCTGAGACCGCAGCGTGCGGTTAGAAAATAGGCCCTGGGGCCGCTTCTGTCATAACTTTTCTTTTGGCTGATACCATTGGACGAACGGTAACGGGGCGTCTGCGCGGACAGTAAACTGGTGACGACGCAGCTGAGAATAAGTAAAATGTAACGCATGGCGGGTAATGATCGGGACGAAATGTTTGTTCAGCCATTGTTACGAACACTTTCTGATTCGGTCACTTTTTGTAGAATCCAATTAGATGGCCGCCCGCCGTGTGATAACCGTAAATATCTGTTAGTTTTGCTTGTAGTTGAAAAATACAATTAGAAGATGAGTGTAGTACCCTATAAAGACAAGGAAGGGACCAAGCGGGAGCAGGTTGCCGAGATGTTCGACAACATTTCGCCAAAATACGATCTGCTGAACCACATCCTGAGTGGAGGTGTGGATATTTACTGGCGCAAAAGGGCCATTAAATTGCTCAAAAAGCAGCAACCCAAAGTGATCCTTGACATTGCGACCGGCACGGGCGACTTTGCGATCGAGGCGCTTGCGTTGAAACCCGAAAAGATCATCGGCGTCGATATTTCCGAGGGAATGCTGGCGGTTGGCCGCGAAAAAATCGCTAAACTGGGCAAGCAGGATGTGATTACGCTGCAAAGCGGCGACTCCGAAAGTTTGGCTTTCACAGACAATTATTTTGACGCGATTATCGTTTCGTTTGGAGTACGCAATTTTCAGAATTTGCTGGCCGGACTGACAGAGATGAACCGCGTGATGAAGCCAGGCGGAACTTGTGTGGTGGTCGAATTTTCGAAGCCCAAAAGCTTTCCATTCAAGCAGATTTATAATTTTTATTTCAAATACATATTGCCGATAATAGGAAAAACGGTCTCCAAAGACAGCGCGGCGTATACATATTT includes:
- the ubiE gene encoding bifunctional demethylmenaquinone methyltransferase/2-methoxy-6-polyprenyl-1,4-benzoquinol methylase UbiE; the protein is MSVVPYKDKEGTKREQVAEMFDNISPKYDLLNHILSGGVDIYWRKRAIKLLKKQQPKVILDIATGTGDFAIEALALKPEKIIGVDISEGMLAVGREKIAKLGKQDVITLQSGDSESLAFTDNYFDAIIVSFGVRNFQNLLAGLTEMNRVMKPGGTCVVVEFSKPKSFPFKQIYNFYFKYILPIIGKTVSKDSAAYTYLPESVQAFPDGEAFLDIYKKAGFINTKCISLTFGICSIYVGHK